From Halapricum desulfuricans, a single genomic window includes:
- a CDS encoding KAP family P-loop NTPase fold protein — translation MTQDTPQLLSDSALDDPEEDQLGYADFAEKISNAIYSDIPSDEFVVGIYGQWGSGKSTIINFIEHELRQKDEPPIIVRFNPWWFSGQSDLIQKFFSQLSAGLEMDDNFEEIRNKLSDYARGFSKIPLSTVGIPTEKPAEGLANLLETDPPDLDELKADISDALEEENQQIVVFIDDIDRLTQEEIRQMFRLVKSVADFPNIIYVLAFDQDVVTKALESNQGVNDGKEYLDKIIQLPQQVPLPEENALHFFLTERLDEILHSSDLYFDQSHWQEVYRKGIQPLIDTPRDAVRLSNAVYTTHLGLEDEVNFVDLVALETVRLYFSPVYEEIRSNPDRFVRKRTLSHTADENHADLWEETEVNEEPLKSILEYLFPRIDTDVRVRYTEHSDTYRKRRRICHPEIFPYYFRQTLPKGELSSEEIVAILAITDDAETLTERLEELAEENGERSKANNFLKRISKRTEDINDEAAMVKSLYRVGDYLTTVDPSKNALDDGSRGFIIRIIWEILGQIEDKDDRLELLKSSFAESDSPYLLYYTVNKLLREHGEVDGDEIEDSEKMLDRDQVEELKTAAVRRFEELAEERELLTEPQFGLGTPRIGTVVENWSEWSPSDKPEEWANNVTDDEEGLIRFVGNFVLTGRSGSTEIEYLDPRWLDSFADLDEIKGRLSEIEESSLDSKEKHVVETFQQGMELLENGKDPSSFEVWTLGTRS, via the coding sequence GTGACCCAGGACACCCCCCAGTTGCTATCGGATTCTGCTCTTGACGACCCCGAAGAGGACCAACTCGGATACGCTGACTTCGCGGAGAAGATCTCTAACGCGATCTATTCTGATATTCCATCGGACGAGTTCGTCGTCGGCATCTATGGTCAGTGGGGGTCAGGGAAGAGCACGATAATCAATTTCATCGAACACGAACTTCGTCAAAAGGACGAGCCTCCGATTATAGTTAGATTCAATCCATGGTGGTTCTCTGGCCAGTCCGATCTAATTCAGAAATTCTTCTCGCAACTTAGCGCTGGGCTGGAAATGGACGACAACTTTGAGGAAATACGGAACAAACTGTCAGACTACGCTCGAGGATTTTCCAAAATACCGCTATCCACTGTTGGCATTCCGACAGAAAAACCAGCTGAAGGTCTAGCAAATCTACTCGAAACAGATCCTCCAGATCTTGATGAACTCAAGGCAGATATCTCGGACGCTCTCGAAGAGGAAAACCAGCAGATCGTTGTTTTCATCGACGATATTGACCGGTTGACTCAGGAAGAAATCCGACAGATGTTTCGGTTGGTGAAAAGTGTAGCAGACTTTCCTAATATCATCTACGTTCTTGCGTTTGACCAAGATGTTGTAACAAAGGCACTAGAAAGTAATCAGGGAGTCAACGATGGTAAGGAATATCTTGACAAAATTATCCAGTTACCACAACAAGTCCCTCTTCCCGAAGAAAACGCACTCCATTTCTTCCTTACCGAAAGACTCGATGAGATACTCCATAGCAGTGATCTATACTTCGACCAAAGTCACTGGCAGGAGGTTTATCGTAAGGGTATTCAACCACTGATAGATACGCCGAGGGATGCGGTGCGCTTATCAAATGCAGTATATACCACCCATTTAGGTTTGGAAGATGAGGTTAATTTCGTTGATCTAGTTGCTCTTGAAACAGTAAGACTCTATTTTAGTCCAGTCTATGAAGAGATACGTTCGAACCCAGACCGGTTCGTGAGAAAACGAACGCTTTCTCATACTGCTGATGAAAATCACGCCGATCTATGGGAGGAAACAGAAGTCAATGAAGAGCCGTTGAAATCAATCTTAGAGTATCTTTTTCCCCGTATTGATACGGATGTTCGCGTGAGATATACTGAGCATAGTGACACTTATCGAAAACGTAGAAGAATCTGCCATCCTGAGATATTTCCCTACTATTTCCGGCAGACTCTCCCGAAGGGAGAATTGTCCTCGGAGGAGATAGTGGCCATTTTGGCGATTACAGATGATGCTGAAACACTAACAGAGCGGCTCGAGGAACTAGCCGAGGAAAACGGGGAACGATCGAAGGCTAACAATTTTCTTAAACGAATATCAAAGCGAACAGAAGATATCAACGACGAAGCGGCAATGGTTAAATCGCTGTACAGAGTCGGGGATTACTTAACCACTGTTGATCCTTCTAAAAACGCGCTGGATGACGGTAGTAGAGGCTTTATCATTCGGATCATATGGGAGATTCTCGGACAAATTGAAGACAAAGACGATCGACTAGAATTGCTCAAATCTTCGTTCGCTGAGTCTGATTCTCCCTATCTTCTCTATTATACAGTCAACAAGCTACTTCGGGAGCATGGTGAGGTGGATGGTGACGAGATCGAAGATAGCGAAAAGATGCTTGATAGAGACCAAGTTGAAGAGTTGAAAACAGCTGCAGTTAGACGGTTTGAAGAACTCGCCGAGGAACGTGAACTCCTCACTGAACCCCAATTTGGCCTTGGTACACCACGTATCGGTACGGTAGTAGAGAATTGGAGTGAATGGTCGCCATCGGACAAACCTGAGGAATGGGCAAACAATGTCACCGATGATGAAGAAGGCCTCATAAGATTTGTTGGAAACTTCGTTCTCACTGGTCGCTCGGGAAGTACTGAAATTGAATACCTCGATCCGAGATGGCTAGATTCGTTTGCCGACCTTGATGAAATCAAAGGCCGACTCTCTGAGATAGAAGAAAGCTCTCTGGATTCTAAGGAAAAACACGTTGTAGAGACTTTCCAACAGGGAATGGAGTTGCTGGAAAACGGGAAAGATCCCAGTTCATTTGAGGTTTGGACCCTCGGAACCCGATCATAA
- a CDS encoding AAA family ATPase produces MTEKHDSIITLPGGVENYAETLHQALSFVEAESPTREEFADWILENFPQMSSQGSAEDKGRLLGRMGVAEVEDDQLQLTELGNQLLNNPPQENVEPYFETLTDHYIGFETLLQALKQQPVSIEKLRDVLNAVHDKDWESIYQAEYRVNWLRSLGIVEKDQDKVRLTSRGQDIAEEYPSLDIDISDLSEPTIQAPTNGPDPQSNIGLEEFDDDVTYYWVNQSNAAEREGNYLRSSDTYYTRDLTKLNPGDVLIHYWEGGVRAYSVVQNEAYKISGEELEGADDEETYWRVDIDLHSLEPIRDIETIAPVLRRDDIKQGREKYAINATGVQSWYLCNLTPAAAEYLLSTYPDEPSETEPDKGRYFWVTANPEIWAPENIADSDGEEGRVFFEAHNSRGNKRRIYDGFERADPGDEVVFYESAPTQEIVALGTVVQELHEEDGATGITIEYDRSVEGISWNDLTAVGELEDSAPIRQNARGSIFELEQNEYETILALEPEPPGQEDVERLRNRLSLPSISTSIPDGLYFDDETRLTREIEAALNAGKHIIFTGPPGTGKTKLATHVAKLATGYDAVDDYRFTTATADWTAFDTIGGYVPNRDKHGQELLFEPRLFLQCFRDATGVKNEWLVIDELNRADIDKAMGQLFSVLSGDSTELPYERDEAIAVESLGEDADDETLEDIVSSSDTFPVTPAWRLLATMNTYDKASLYELSYAFMRRFAFIHVGVPNLEDDEDKLRTSLLLPNGDENFASAWTGQSPDLEPPLEKWGEELTEIWYRVNEERAIGPAIVHDMVRYIANYDGRAPPEEAFTSAITTHVYPQLEGLRQEKQRKIIEGLCSGDVPVSPDRLWYQANDFLGLPDTRDNE; encoded by the coding sequence GTGACTGAAAAACACGATTCCATAATCACCTTGCCTGGAGGAGTCGAGAATTATGCCGAAACGCTCCACCAAGCACTCTCTTTCGTGGAGGCTGAATCACCAACTCGTGAGGAATTTGCTGATTGGATTCTCGAAAACTTCCCCCAAATGTCGAGCCAGGGGTCTGCCGAGGACAAAGGTCGCCTTCTTGGCCGAATGGGCGTTGCCGAAGTTGAAGATGATCAATTGCAGCTCACTGAGTTGGGCAACCAGCTGCTGAATAACCCGCCACAAGAAAATGTAGAACCTTATTTTGAGACTCTGACGGATCACTATATCGGCTTTGAGACTCTACTACAGGCTCTGAAGCAGCAACCGGTATCGATTGAGAAACTACGAGACGTCCTCAATGCAGTTCACGACAAGGATTGGGAGTCGATCTATCAAGCCGAATATCGAGTAAACTGGTTGCGGAGTCTCGGCATAGTTGAGAAAGACCAAGATAAGGTACGGCTCACATCGCGTGGTCAGGATATTGCAGAGGAGTATCCTTCATTAGATATCGACATCAGCGACCTATCCGAACCTACGATCCAAGCGCCTACTAACGGCCCTGATCCGCAGTCGAATATAGGTCTCGAGGAGTTCGACGACGACGTCACCTATTACTGGGTGAACCAGAGCAATGCCGCCGAACGTGAGGGTAACTATCTTCGATCGAGCGACACGTACTATACTCGGGATTTAACGAAGTTGAACCCCGGTGACGTACTCATCCACTATTGGGAGGGTGGAGTTCGGGCCTACTCGGTCGTGCAAAATGAGGCATATAAAATCTCAGGGGAAGAACTCGAAGGAGCAGACGACGAAGAGACATACTGGCGTGTCGATATAGACCTCCACTCCCTCGAACCTATCCGTGACATCGAAACCATAGCGCCTGTTCTCCGACGAGACGATATTAAACAAGGCCGGGAGAAATACGCGATCAATGCGACTGGGGTCCAATCATGGTATCTCTGCAATCTCACCCCTGCTGCGGCCGAATACCTCCTTAGCACCTATCCTGATGAACCGAGCGAGACAGAACCAGACAAAGGTCGATATTTTTGGGTGACAGCTAACCCTGAGATTTGGGCGCCTGAGAACATCGCCGACTCCGATGGAGAAGAAGGTCGTGTTTTCTTTGAAGCTCACAATTCGCGAGGGAACAAGCGGCGTATCTACGATGGATTTGAACGCGCCGATCCGGGAGATGAAGTTGTCTTCTACGAGTCGGCTCCAACCCAGGAAATCGTGGCCCTTGGAACGGTCGTCCAGGAGCTTCACGAAGAGGATGGTGCAACCGGTATAACAATCGAATACGACCGATCAGTTGAAGGAATCAGTTGGAATGACCTGACTGCAGTCGGTGAACTCGAGGATTCCGCGCCGATTCGACAGAATGCTCGTGGTAGTATCTTTGAGCTTGAGCAAAATGAGTATGAGACGATTCTGGCACTCGAGCCCGAGCCGCCAGGCCAGGAAGATGTCGAACGACTCCGCAATCGTCTTTCTCTGCCGAGTATATCGACCTCAATTCCGGACGGCTTGTATTTCGATGATGAAACACGGCTGACGAGAGAAATTGAAGCAGCACTCAACGCTGGTAAGCACATTATTTTCACCGGACCCCCAGGTACTGGTAAGACCAAACTCGCCACTCACGTCGCCAAACTCGCAACCGGGTATGATGCTGTGGATGACTATCGGTTTACGACTGCGACCGCTGACTGGACGGCCTTCGACACGATCGGGGGATATGTTCCCAACCGAGACAAACACGGACAGGAACTGCTGTTTGAACCTCGTCTGTTCCTCCAGTGCTTCCGGGATGCGACAGGCGTGAAAAACGAGTGGCTCGTTATCGACGAGCTCAACCGAGCAGATATCGACAAGGCGATGGGACAATTGTTCTCAGTGCTTTCAGGGGACTCCACTGAGCTTCCATACGAGCGTGACGAGGCCATTGCAGTAGAATCGCTGGGGGAAGATGCCGACGATGAAACGCTCGAGGATATTGTTTCTTCTTCGGATACGTTCCCTGTCACACCGGCGTGGCGTTTACTTGCGACCATGAACACCTACGACAAGGCATCGCTCTACGAACTATCGTATGCGTTCATGCGACGGTTTGCGTTCATACATGTCGGGGTTCCAAATCTCGAAGACGATGAAGATAAGCTTCGGACTTCATTGTTGCTACCGAACGGTGACGAGAACTTTGCGTCGGCATGGACTGGACAATCACCCGATTTGGAACCTCCATTGGAGAAGTGGGGAGAAGAGCTGACTGAGATTTGGTACCGGGTCAATGAAGAGCGAGCCATCGGACCAGCGATCGTTCATGACATGGTCCGATATATCGCTAACTATGATGGCCGGGCTCCGCCTGAGGAAGCGTTTACAAGCGCGATTACTACCCATGTCTATCCGCAGTTAGAGGGTCTCCGACAGGAAAAACAGCGGAAAATCATCGAAGGTCTCTGTAGTGGTGATGTTCCGGTTAGTCCAGACCGTCTCTGGTACCAGGCTAATGACTTCTTAGGGCTCCCTGATACCCGCGATAATGAGTAA
- a CDS encoding endonuclease/exonuclease/phosphatase family protein, whose amino-acid sequence MSEMNHTAPAPQLKLISWNVERSSISRFKNQLTALRDRTPDIVALQEVGVKASRQPHQILRENGFKYTAHSHDFRFDEPGNSSGCVFASRWPFRVLPPETFEMPYKHQALSAEFFTPFGRIEGHTVHVLPGSQFGETKTEMFDAIYDQLAKENPPDYRFLCGDFNSPKEESGDGEVTVWGSDEDWISSERSVMVDLADYDLTDVYREVSGYGDDAYSWVAKNRGNEFPRRFDHVFASELLNAAEASYLHEYDNLSDHSPLEVVFTPKEGLHRDIEEIERSVYEPPVDENEDSPNPSPSHNGLSYEDDIRMVDPDANYRRGRFKVGWNKAVDGAEMQDNVLDQLTWENLGWRLGMIFGNTSDELKEELYEWCVEQQTD is encoded by the coding sequence ATGTCAGAAATGAATCATACCGCGCCTGCTCCTCAACTGAAACTCATTTCGTGGAATGTGGAGCGATCTTCGATCAGTCGTTTCAAAAATCAGCTAACCGCCCTCCGTGATCGGACTCCCGATATCGTCGCCTTGCAAGAGGTAGGTGTGAAAGCGAGCCGTCAACCACATCAGATTCTTCGAGAAAACGGATTCAAATATACCGCTCATAGTCATGATTTCCGCTTCGACGAACCTGGGAACAGTTCTGGATGTGTATTTGCAAGTCGTTGGCCGTTTCGCGTTCTCCCTCCCGAAACGTTCGAAATGCCGTACAAGCACCAAGCTCTCTCTGCAGAATTCTTCACGCCTTTTGGTCGCATAGAAGGCCACACTGTTCACGTGCTTCCTGGGAGCCAATTCGGCGAGACGAAAACCGAGATGTTCGATGCAATTTACGATCAACTCGCAAAGGAGAATCCACCAGACTATCGGTTCCTCTGTGGCGATTTCAACTCTCCAAAGGAGGAAAGCGGCGATGGCGAAGTGACCGTCTGGGGGAGTGACGAAGACTGGATTTCCTCTGAGCGGAGTGTCATGGTAGACTTAGCAGACTATGATCTCACTGATGTCTATCGTGAAGTCAGCGGCTATGGCGATGATGCATACAGTTGGGTGGCGAAGAACCGCGGTAACGAATTTCCACGACGGTTTGATCACGTTTTTGCGAGCGAACTGCTCAACGCCGCAGAAGCGTCCTACCTTCACGAGTACGACAACCTCTCAGACCATTCACCGCTTGAGGTTGTGTTCACACCGAAAGAGGGCCTACACAGAGACATCGAGGAGATCGAACGAAGCGTCTACGAACCTCCTGTAGATGAAAACGAGGATTCACCGAATCCCTCACCCTCGCATAATGGCCTCAGCTACGAGGACGATATTCGGATGGTCGACCCTGATGCCAACTATCGTCGAGGACGTTTCAAGGTCGGCTGGAACAAAGCAGTCGACGGTGCTGAAATGCAGGACAACGTCTTAGACCAGCTCACTTGGGAGAATCTAGGATGGAGACTCGGGATGATATTCGGTAATACTTCGGATGAACTCAAGGAAGAGCTATACGAATGGTGCGTAGAGCAACAAACCGACTAA